A region from the Nostoc sp. HK-01 genome encodes:
- a CDS encoding glyoxalase/bleomycin resistance protein/dioxygenase, translated as MSQPIFHLAFPVSDIQQTKAYYVDGLGCIPGRENPHALILNLYGHQLVAHTTKEILTRQRTIYPRHFGLIFTQESDWENLLNKAQLHQLLFREEAKDRFVGSPLEHRTFFLEDPFYNLLEFKYYRYPEAIFGSYEYTQIGDRS; from the coding sequence ATGAGTCAACCTATATTCCATCTGGCTTTTCCGGTTAGTGATATCCAACAGACAAAAGCTTATTATGTCGATGGTTTGGGCTGTATTCCTGGGAGGGAAAACCCTCACGCGCTGATTCTCAATCTTTATGGACACCAACTAGTAGCACACACTACCAAAGAAATTTTAACTAGACAACGTACTATATACCCCAGACACTTTGGGTTAATTTTTACTCAGGAAAGTGACTGGGAAAACTTGTTAAATAAAGCACAACTGCACCAACTTTTGTTTCGGGAAGAAGCGAAGGATCGCTTTGTTGGTTCTCCTTTAGAGCATCGGACTTTCTTTTTAGAAGATCCTTTTTATAATTTGCTGGAGTTTAAATATTACCGCTATCCAGAGGCAATATTTGGTAGTTATGAGTATACCCAAATTGGCGATCGCTCTTAA